Proteins encoded by one window of Dreissena polymorpha isolate Duluth1 chromosome 11, UMN_Dpol_1.0, whole genome shotgun sequence:
- the LOC127851508 gene encoding uncharacterized protein LOC127851508 isoform X1 encodes MCRDDERRTWFFLVWFRWCCGKVRRLGKSTSSKYDIELADSSSGNLKVTPSQENDRDESDGQKIKNIYDEKFTPLQKEQKSNTIQISDIEISTENIACDTELENIKIAQDKECETCQQLEAKLYDRTIVIEQLQIKIKELERDNVGLTNIQKNDGERYRAAQTDYDTNIINEMDIKIKKLNGYIKALYEEKQDTLRRMRGVNSKYCSEGDESASLDESEYPNHPQSSASFDNVPNENEGQNLTQSDNEGLTSLQSELVRLQGMFQNLEILLNDQNTIIKHNAALNISLTDQKEKMEKEFITQKQQHTNILNEKERQIQKLNEEKQEALRRLSAMMSIKLRDNNPNIADLSDQFRPTKLGEQFSELYDNEWTDAFDVLQNKFEERHAISVLLDIAMDTYWFCEKELSEEWKLTEKWFIQTDAPSAQQIKKTLKDARKQTLVGRVSEIEEKYIDYLLTLCSNDSLTVLVNSAPVKCYIASCVRLTLLMTANDPPVVIECPGWQPFSERPYEERETDVSTKEQESTIGLCELTATLNKDDSDSSMNNNSFQEEIKPNTPDGITIGKNHKGEFVALGESNIKSGDLTSDTKTFAQEGNIVEIPTELPSAEINICAKSNDTVNNLADSSENQVDSFGTTPNPIEFVNQPSGIKNDENTTQNKKTAHQRAKESKTNENDGNIQLTKERHDFDKDKFKEYTSRGQFVDYFVWPIMYLHRDGPMLAKGIAQGCKKKVEDVSQEPFVWWKRLPTSQM; translated from the exons ATGTGTAGAGATG ATGAAAGAAGGACATGGTTCTTCCTTGTTTGGTTTCGATGGTGCTGTGGCAAAGTTCGAAG GTTGGGCAAATCAACATCCTCCAAATATGATATCGAACTTGCAGATTCTTCATCGGGCAATCTTAAGGTAACACCTTCCCAAGAGAACGACCGTGATGAAAGCGACGGACAGAAAATCAAAAACATCTATGATGAAAAGTTTACTCCCCTACAGAAAGAGCAGAAATCCAATACAATTCAGATTTCTGATATTGAAATCAGCACAGAAAACATCGCCTGTGATACCGAGCTAGAAAATATAAAGATTGCACAGGATAAAGAATGCGAAACATGTCAACAGCTTGAAGCTAAACTTTATGACCGTACTATTGTTATTGAGCAACTTCAGATTAAAATCAAAGAACTCGAACGCGATAACGTTGGCCTAACCAACATACAAAAAAATGATGGAGAAAGATACCGAGCAGCACAAACTGACTATGATACAAACATTATCAACGAGATGGATATCAAAATAAAGAAACTGAATGGATATATCAAAGCATTATATGAAGAAAAACAAGACACTCTACGGAG GATGCGTGGTGTAAATTCAAAATACTGCTCTGAAGGTGATGAATCGGCGTCGCTAGATGAAAGCGAGTATCCAAATCATCCTCAAAGTTCTGCGTCCTTTGATAACGTCCCTAATGAAAACGAGGGACAGAATCTTACACAAAGCGACAATGAAGGGCTAACTTCTCTTCAATCAGAGCTTGTAAGATTACAGGGAATGTTTCAAAATCTTGAAATACTTCTTAATGACCAAAATACTATCATAAAACATAACGCTGCGCTTAACATCAGCCTTACAGATCAAAAAGAAAAAATGGAGAAAGAATTTATAACTCAAAAGCAACAGCATACAAACATACTGAACGAAAAGGAAAGACAAATACAGAAACTGAATGAAGAAAAACAGGAGGCACTGCGGAG ATTAAGTGCCATGATGTCGATCAAACTTCGAGACAACAACCCCAATATTGCCGACCTCAGTGACCAATTCAGACCTACTAAACTCGGTGAACAGTTCTCTGAGCTCTATGACAACGAGTGGACAGACGCATTCGACGTTCTTCAGAATAAGTTTGAGGAGAGGCATGCAATTAGCGTTTTGTTGGACATAGCCATG GATACATATTGGTTTTGTGAGAAAGAGCTCAGTGAAGAGTGGAAGTTGACCGAGAAATGGTTTATACAGACG gATGCTCCATCCGCTCAACAGATCAAAAAGACTTTAAAGGATGCACGAAAACAGACACTCGTTGGCCGTGTTTCAGAAATTGAAGAG AAATACATCGACTACCTACTCACACTTTGCAGCAACGATAGCCTAACGGTTTTGGTTAACTCTGCTCCAGTCAAGTGTTACATTGCTAGCTGCGTTAGACTGACCCTTCTGATGACTGCAAATGATCCGCCGGTCGTCATTGAATGTCCTGGTTGGCAACCTTTTTCGGAACGACCTTATGAGGAGAGAGAAACTGATGTTAGTACCAAGGAACAGGAATCAACCATTGGATTATGTGAACTCACAGCGACACTGAATAAAGATGACTCAGACAGCTCAATGAATAACAATAGTTTTCAAGAAGAGATAAAGCCAAACACCCCAGATGGAATTACTATTGGTAAAAATCATAAAGGTGAGTTTGTTGCATTAGGAGAGAGCAACATTAAATCGGGCGATTTGACAAGCGATACAAAGACCTTTGCTCAAGAGGGGAATATTGTTGAAATACCGACCGAACTTCCTTCTGCTGAAATAAATATCTGTGCAAAAAGCAACGACACAGTAAATAATTTGGCGGATTCGAGTGAAAATCAAGTTGATAGTTTTGGCACAACTCCAAATCCTATTGAATTCGTAAACCAACCTTCTGGaattaaaaatgatgaaaacacGACCCAAAACAAAAAGACTGCACACCAAAGAGCTAAAGAGAGCAAGACCAATGAAAACGACGGAAATATTCAACTGACCAAAGAAAGACATGACTTTGATAAAGACAAATTCAAGGAATATACATCCCGTGGTCAATTCGTGGACTACTTTGTTTGGCCGATTATGTACTTACACCGAGATGGTCCGATGCTCGCGAAAGGTATTGCCCAAGGTTGTAAGAAGAAAGTGGAAGATGTCAGCCAGGAACCATTCGTGTGGTGGAAGAGGCTGCCAACGTCGCAAATGTAA
- the LOC127851508 gene encoding uncharacterized protein LOC127851508 isoform X2, translated as MCRDDERRTWFFLVWFRWCCGKVRRLGKSTSSKYDIELADSSSGNLKVTPSQENDRDESDGQKIKNIYDEKFTPLQKEQKSNTIQISDIEAKLYDRTIVIEQLQIKIKELERDNVGLTNIQKNDGERYRAAQTDYDTNIINEMDIKIKKLNGYIKALYEEKQDTLRRMRGVNSKYCSEGDESASLDESEYPNHPQSSASFDNVPNENEGQNLTQSDNEGLTSLQSELVRLQGMFQNLEILLNDQNTIIKHNAALNISLTDQKEKMEKEFITQKQQHTNILNEKERQIQKLNEEKQEALRRLSAMMSIKLRDNNPNIADLSDQFRPTKLGEQFSELYDNEWTDAFDVLQNKFEERHAISVLLDIAMDTYWFCEKELSEEWKLTEKWFIQTDAPSAQQIKKTLKDARKQTLVGRVSEIEEKYIDYLLTLCSNDSLTVLVNSAPVKCYIASCVRLTLLMTANDPPVVIECPGWQPFSERPYEERETDVSTKEQESTIGLCELTATLNKDDSDSSMNNNSFQEEIKPNTPDGITIGKNHKGEFVALGESNIKSGDLTSDTKTFAQEGNIVEIPTELPSAEINICAKSNDTVNNLADSSENQVDSFGTTPNPIEFVNQPSGIKNDENTTQNKKTAHQRAKESKTNENDGNIQLTKERHDFDKDKFKEYTSRGQFVDYFVWPIMYLHRDGPMLAKGIAQGCKKKVEDVSQEPFVWWKRLPTSQM; from the exons ATGTGTAGAGATG ATGAAAGAAGGACATGGTTCTTCCTTGTTTGGTTTCGATGGTGCTGTGGCAAAGTTCGAAG GTTGGGCAAATCAACATCCTCCAAATATGATATCGAACTTGCAGATTCTTCATCGGGCAATCTTAAGGTAACACCTTCCCAAGAGAACGACCGTGATGAAAGCGACGGACAGAAAATCAAAAACATCTATGATGAAAAGTTTACTCCCCTACAGAAAGAGCAGAAATCCAATACAATTCAGATTTCTGATATTGAA GCTAAACTTTATGACCGTACTATTGTTATTGAGCAACTTCAGATTAAAATCAAAGAACTCGAACGCGATAACGTTGGCCTAACCAACATACAAAAAAATGATGGAGAAAGATACCGAGCAGCACAAACTGACTATGATACAAACATTATCAACGAGATGGATATCAAAATAAAGAAACTGAATGGATATATCAAAGCATTATATGAAGAAAAACAAGACACTCTACGGAG GATGCGTGGTGTAAATTCAAAATACTGCTCTGAAGGTGATGAATCGGCGTCGCTAGATGAAAGCGAGTATCCAAATCATCCTCAAAGTTCTGCGTCCTTTGATAACGTCCCTAATGAAAACGAGGGACAGAATCTTACACAAAGCGACAATGAAGGGCTAACTTCTCTTCAATCAGAGCTTGTAAGATTACAGGGAATGTTTCAAAATCTTGAAATACTTCTTAATGACCAAAATACTATCATAAAACATAACGCTGCGCTTAACATCAGCCTTACAGATCAAAAAGAAAAAATGGAGAAAGAATTTATAACTCAAAAGCAACAGCATACAAACATACTGAACGAAAAGGAAAGACAAATACAGAAACTGAATGAAGAAAAACAGGAGGCACTGCGGAG ATTAAGTGCCATGATGTCGATCAAACTTCGAGACAACAACCCCAATATTGCCGACCTCAGTGACCAATTCAGACCTACTAAACTCGGTGAACAGTTCTCTGAGCTCTATGACAACGAGTGGACAGACGCATTCGACGTTCTTCAGAATAAGTTTGAGGAGAGGCATGCAATTAGCGTTTTGTTGGACATAGCCATG GATACATATTGGTTTTGTGAGAAAGAGCTCAGTGAAGAGTGGAAGTTGACCGAGAAATGGTTTATACAGACG gATGCTCCATCCGCTCAACAGATCAAAAAGACTTTAAAGGATGCACGAAAACAGACACTCGTTGGCCGTGTTTCAGAAATTGAAGAG AAATACATCGACTACCTACTCACACTTTGCAGCAACGATAGCCTAACGGTTTTGGTTAACTCTGCTCCAGTCAAGTGTTACATTGCTAGCTGCGTTAGACTGACCCTTCTGATGACTGCAAATGATCCGCCGGTCGTCATTGAATGTCCTGGTTGGCAACCTTTTTCGGAACGACCTTATGAGGAGAGAGAAACTGATGTTAGTACCAAGGAACAGGAATCAACCATTGGATTATGTGAACTCACAGCGACACTGAATAAAGATGACTCAGACAGCTCAATGAATAACAATAGTTTTCAAGAAGAGATAAAGCCAAACACCCCAGATGGAATTACTATTGGTAAAAATCATAAAGGTGAGTTTGTTGCATTAGGAGAGAGCAACATTAAATCGGGCGATTTGACAAGCGATACAAAGACCTTTGCTCAAGAGGGGAATATTGTTGAAATACCGACCGAACTTCCTTCTGCTGAAATAAATATCTGTGCAAAAAGCAACGACACAGTAAATAATTTGGCGGATTCGAGTGAAAATCAAGTTGATAGTTTTGGCACAACTCCAAATCCTATTGAATTCGTAAACCAACCTTCTGGaattaaaaatgatgaaaacacGACCCAAAACAAAAAGACTGCACACCAAAGAGCTAAAGAGAGCAAGACCAATGAAAACGACGGAAATATTCAACTGACCAAAGAAAGACATGACTTTGATAAAGACAAATTCAAGGAATATACATCCCGTGGTCAATTCGTGGACTACTTTGTTTGGCCGATTATGTACTTACACCGAGATGGTCCGATGCTCGCGAAAGGTATTGCCCAAGGTTGTAAGAAGAAAGTGGAAGATGTCAGCCAGGAACCATTCGTGTGGTGGAAGAGGCTGCCAACGTCGCAAATGTAA
- the LOC127850700 gene encoding uncharacterized protein LOC127850700 isoform X1 yields MSKHRDKNKKKKSDNNRWVKSENKEETTAEQVETIWSVIVKRLLFIFQWIPFFQQKGDVTRLNNIKNTNASSSKHQRVDDQDQMTKESFENRAAELLQQNKEHSKNETQIDATVNSQQNHIAQLTKLNEDLEKKLKHEEEKYEQIKTTKENFIDNLETNKSALTDKIKEQNDQITSLENECTKCTTKNAELTELSSKLAKELKEKEDKYQHMLSEKDKQIQRIEITLKESGASITKSNETIKNLNEQNIELEQDIAQLKKRISKMETETQHYNTIVSEKHNQIERLMTKNKNLEEEKKDALRRLSAMMSVKLRDNNPNIADLSDQFRPTKLGEQFSELYDNEWTDAFDALQNNFEERHAISILLDIVMESYQFCDQQLVEVWTFAENWFIDKDVTTAQQISKTLKDVRKQKVIGRVEDIQQKYTGYLLKVCNTEHLDKLITSDPLRNFISTCVRLALLMTANDPPVVIECPGWQRFSERPYLRDTVLHSSPNDCLSPEELNNDKEKKSTSNTIDEAHLIATQMNDHEAGKVDNIFSNQIKHNADNMDCIFSTPVRDDGMNPKSNLSVVHETQTNASSSLYLENDVEEKIYPADTSKEHGQESNNLSKMEPCLDASPDVNVNFEPTDSTPEMLSNKINDTDTQYDVQTVEVRNDKPQSENGSKDGPMSNISFALSEQRHNADGHSGGPKAPQNSDAKLTEKETSLNVQRIGEPVETRNHFGNKTKIVSINYECNFGTDSSQSQVANSPTYTDPNLDAPTDENDNIELPESTQTTLSNFIDGLCQQMVGLSLKVKENEAHQHKENGNASKVDVVEDETCDTKDGTWEGLSNEESGQNHNAEGHTGWPPEPLTSAEKFTETEGSFDVKRIEESEYTGNNAMTANTIDPTECYAVTDIARTQALDSPTGTNPDQDSQTGEHFIFKLQDISVEGTCEKGSSQHQAVEDDVVYGQINDSYLSNTKDGSLAGASDVKFDLQQCAERDIDGDQKEGEYISDMKDGPLEDMSDTVPVSWPHHCSMENTHDSQTPLLSDPQSTHTGVSFNDNRIEKIQQNKNDVNGNRTTAATGNSHDLPTEELKKVERPIFDKDKFKEYTSRGPYVDYFVWPIIYLHRDGPMLGKGIAQGSKDKMADGSKTLLVSWKTMP; encoded by the exons ATGTCGAAACACAGggataagaataaaaaaaagaaaagcgaTAACAATCGATGGGTGAAATCGGAAAACAAAGAAGAGACAACGGCTGAACAAGTTG AAACTATATGGAGTGTCATAGTTAAACGTTTGCTGTTCATCTTTCAATG GATACCTTTTTTCCAACAAAAAGGCGATGTCACaagattaaacaatataaagaataCCAATGCATCATCTTCCAAACATCAACGCGTCGATGACCAAGATCAGATGACAAAGGAAAGTTTTGAAAACAGAGCCGCCGAACTTCTGCAACAAAACAAGGAACACAGTAAAAATGAGACTCAAATAGACGCAACTGTTAATTCACAACAAAACCATATCGCACAACTTACCAAACTCAATGAAGACCTGGAAAAGAAGCTTAAGCATGAAGAAGAGAAGtatgaacaaattaaaacaacGAAAGAAAACTTCATAGATAATTTGGAAACAAATAAAAGCGCACTTACTGATAAAATAAAAGAGCAAAATGATCAAATAACATCATTGGAGAACGAATGTACGAAATGTACGACGAAAAATGCAGAACTTACAGAACTAAGCTCAAAACTTGCGAAAGAACTTAAAGAAAAAGAGGATAAGTACCAACACATGTTATCtgaaaaagataaacaaataCAACGTATAGAAATTACATTAAAGGAAAGTGGTGCTTCTATCACTAAAAGCAACGAAACCATTAAGAACCTCAACGAACAGAATATCGAGCTAGAACAAGACATTGCACAATTAAAAAAACGCATATCGAAGATGGAAACCGAAACGCAACATTACAATACTATCGTGTCTGAGAAACATAATCAAATCGAAAGGTTAATGACGAAAAACAAAAACTTAGAAGAGGAAAAGAAAGATGCATTGCGAAG GTTAAGTGCAATGATGTCGGTAAAACTTCGGGACAACAACCCCAATATTGCTGACCTAAGTGACCAGTTCAGACCCACTAAACTCGGGGAACAGTTCTCTGAGCTCTATGACAACGAATGGACAGACGCATTTGATGCACTGCAGAATAATTTTGAAGAGAGACATGCCATAAGCATTCTGTTGGACATTGTCATG GAGTCGTATCAGTTTTGTGACCAACAGCTCGTAGAAGTGTGGACTTTTGCTGAAAATTGGTTCATAGACAAG gatGTTACGACTGCTCAACAAATATCAAAGACTCTCAAAGATGTGCGAAAACAGAAAGTCATAGGCCGTGTTGAGGACATTCAACAG AAATACACAGGGTACCTACTAAAAgtttgtaatactgaacatctagATAAGCTGATTACATCCGATCCTTTGCGAAATTTTATTTCTACTTGCGTACGACTAGCACTACTGATGACTGCGAATGATCCCCCTGTCGTCATAGAATGCCCTGGTTGGCAACGTTTTTCTGAACGCCCATATCTTAGAGACACTGTTCTACACAGTTCCCCTAACGATTGTCTATCTCCAGAAGAGTTAAATAATGATAAAGAAAAGAAGAGTACAAGTAACACGATTGATGAGGCTCATCTAATTGCGACTCAAATGAACGACCATGAAGCAGGAAAAGTTGACAATATATTctcaaatcaaattaaacataatgCTGATAATATGGATTGTATATTTAGCACCCCTGTCCGAGATGACGGTATGAATCCAAAGTCCAATCTTAGCGTCGTTCATGAAACCCAAACAAATGCATCATCCAGTTTATACCTAGAGAACGATGTTGAGGAAAAAATTTATCCAGCCGATACAAGCAAAGAACATGGTCAAGAGTCAAACAATCTGTCAAAAATGGAACCATGCCTTGATGCTTCACCTGATGTTAATGTCAACTTTGAACCAACAGACAGCACACCAGAAAtgctatcaaataaaataaatgacacTGATACCCAATATGATGTACAAACAGTCGAGGTGCGAAACGACAAACCGCAATCGGAGAACGGTTCAAAAGATGGACCCATGAGCAACATCTCTTTTGCATTGTCAGAACAACGTCATAATGCAGACGGACATTCTGGCGGTCCTAAAGCACCGCAGAATTCGGATGCAAAGTTGACCGAAAAAGAGACTAGTCTTAATGTTCAACGTATTGGGGAGCCAGTGGAAACAAGAAATCACTTCGGAAACAAAACCAAAATAGTTTCGATTAACTATGAATGTAATTTTGGTACTGACAGTTCACAAAGTCAAGTGGCAAACAGCCCAACATATACTGACCCAAATCTAGATGCACCAACAGATGAAAATGACAATATTGAATTACCTGAGAGCACACAAACTACTCTATCCAATTTTATAGATGGCTTATGTCAGCAAATGGTAGGTCTATCACTAAAAGTGAAAGAAAACGAAGCACATCAACACAAGGAAAATGGCAATGCATCAAAGGTAGATGTAGTTGAGGATGAGACATGCGATACAAAAGATGGAACCTGGGAAGGGTTGTCAAATGAAGAGTCAGGTCAGAATCATAATGCAGAAGGACATACTGGTTGGCCTCCTGAACCGCTTACCTCTGCTGAAAAGTTTACAGAAACAGAGGGCAGTTTTGATGTTAAGCGTATTGAGGAGTCAGAATACACAGGTAACAACGCCATGACCGCAAATACAATTGATCCGACTGAATGTTATGCTGTTACCGACATTGCGCGGACTCAAGCGTTAGACAGCCCTACAGGTACTAACCCAGACCAAGATTCACAAACAGGTGAACATTTCATTTTTAAGTTACAAGATATATCAGTTGAAGGTACGTGTGAAAAAGGGTCTAGTCAACATCAAGCCGTCGAGGACGATGTAGTTTATGGTCAGATAAACGATTCATATTTATCAAACACAAAGGACGGATCATTGGCAGGTGCGTCTGATGTAAAGTTTGATCTTCAGCAATGTGCAGAGCGAGATATAGACGGTGATCAGAAAGAAGGTGAATACATATCAGATATGAAAGATGGCCCACTGGAAGATATGTCTGATACAGTACCTGTATCTTGGCCACATCATTGTTCAATGGAGAATACACATGACTCTCAAACTCCATTGCTTTCAGATCCACAATCGACTCATACAGGGGTCAGTTTTAATGATAATCGTATTGAAAAGATCCAGCAAAATAAAAACGACGTCAATGGCAATCGTACTACAGCTGCAACGGGGAATTCACATGATTTGCCAACTGAAGAACTGAAGAAAGTAGAGAGGCCCATCTTTGATAAAGACAAATTTAAAGAATACACATCCCGTGGACCGTACGTGGACTACTTCGTCTGGCCGATTATATACCTACACCGAGACGGACCGATGCTTGGAAAAGGAATTGCTCAAGGTTCTAAAGATAAAATGGCCGATGGCAGTAAGACACTACTTGTGTCCTGGAAGACGATGCCCTAA
- the LOC127850700 gene encoding uncharacterized protein LOC127850700 isoform X2, producing the protein MTKESFENRAAELLQQNKEHSKNETQIDATVNSQQNHIAQLTKLNEDLEKKLKHEEEKYEQIKTTKENFIDNLETNKSALTDKIKEQNDQITSLENECTKCTTKNAELTELSSKLAKELKEKEDKYQHMLSEKDKQIQRIEITLKESGASITKSNETIKNLNEQNIELEQDIAQLKKRISKMETETQHYNTIVSEKHNQIERLMTKNKNLEEEKKDALRRLSAMMSVKLRDNNPNIADLSDQFRPTKLGEQFSELYDNEWTDAFDALQNNFEERHAISILLDIVMESYQFCDQQLVEVWTFAENWFIDKDVTTAQQISKTLKDVRKQKVIGRVEDIQQKYTGYLLKVCNTEHLDKLITSDPLRNFISTCVRLALLMTANDPPVVIECPGWQRFSERPYLRDTVLHSSPNDCLSPEELNNDKEKKSTSNTIDEAHLIATQMNDHEAGKVDNIFSNQIKHNADNMDCIFSTPVRDDGMNPKSNLSVVHETQTNASSSLYLENDVEEKIYPADTSKEHGQESNNLSKMEPCLDASPDVNVNFEPTDSTPEMLSNKINDTDTQYDVQTVEVRNDKPQSENGSKDGPMSNISFALSEQRHNADGHSGGPKAPQNSDAKLTEKETSLNVQRIGEPVETRNHFGNKTKIVSINYECNFGTDSSQSQVANSPTYTDPNLDAPTDENDNIELPESTQTTLSNFIDGLCQQMVGLSLKVKENEAHQHKENGNASKVDVVEDETCDTKDGTWEGLSNEESGQNHNAEGHTGWPPEPLTSAEKFTETEGSFDVKRIEESEYTGNNAMTANTIDPTECYAVTDIARTQALDSPTGTNPDQDSQTGEHFIFKLQDISVEGTCEKGSSQHQAVEDDVVYGQINDSYLSNTKDGSLAGASDVKFDLQQCAERDIDGDQKEGEYISDMKDGPLEDMSDTVPVSWPHHCSMENTHDSQTPLLSDPQSTHTGVSFNDNRIEKIQQNKNDVNGNRTTAATGNSHDLPTEELKKVERPIFDKDKFKEYTSRGPYVDYFVWPIIYLHRDGPMLGKGIAQGSKDKMADGSKTLLVSWKTMP; encoded by the exons ATGACAAAGGAAAGTTTTGAAAACAGAGCCGCCGAACTTCTGCAACAAAACAAGGAACACAGTAAAAATGAGACTCAAATAGACGCAACTGTTAATTCACAACAAAACCATATCGCACAACTTACCAAACTCAATGAAGACCTGGAAAAGAAGCTTAAGCATGAAGAAGAGAAGtatgaacaaattaaaacaacGAAAGAAAACTTCATAGATAATTTGGAAACAAATAAAAGCGCACTTACTGATAAAATAAAAGAGCAAAATGATCAAATAACATCATTGGAGAACGAATGTACGAAATGTACGACGAAAAATGCAGAACTTACAGAACTAAGCTCAAAACTTGCGAAAGAACTTAAAGAAAAAGAGGATAAGTACCAACACATGTTATCtgaaaaagataaacaaataCAACGTATAGAAATTACATTAAAGGAAAGTGGTGCTTCTATCACTAAAAGCAACGAAACCATTAAGAACCTCAACGAACAGAATATCGAGCTAGAACAAGACATTGCACAATTAAAAAAACGCATATCGAAGATGGAAACCGAAACGCAACATTACAATACTATCGTGTCTGAGAAACATAATCAAATCGAAAGGTTAATGACGAAAAACAAAAACTTAGAAGAGGAAAAGAAAGATGCATTGCGAAG GTTAAGTGCAATGATGTCGGTAAAACTTCGGGACAACAACCCCAATATTGCTGACCTAAGTGACCAGTTCAGACCCACTAAACTCGGGGAACAGTTCTCTGAGCTCTATGACAACGAATGGACAGACGCATTTGATGCACTGCAGAATAATTTTGAAGAGAGACATGCCATAAGCATTCTGTTGGACATTGTCATG GAGTCGTATCAGTTTTGTGACCAACAGCTCGTAGAAGTGTGGACTTTTGCTGAAAATTGGTTCATAGACAAG gatGTTACGACTGCTCAACAAATATCAAAGACTCTCAAAGATGTGCGAAAACAGAAAGTCATAGGCCGTGTTGAGGACATTCAACAG AAATACACAGGGTACCTACTAAAAgtttgtaatactgaacatctagATAAGCTGATTACATCCGATCCTTTGCGAAATTTTATTTCTACTTGCGTACGACTAGCACTACTGATGACTGCGAATGATCCCCCTGTCGTCATAGAATGCCCTGGTTGGCAACGTTTTTCTGAACGCCCATATCTTAGAGACACTGTTCTACACAGTTCCCCTAACGATTGTCTATCTCCAGAAGAGTTAAATAATGATAAAGAAAAGAAGAGTACAAGTAACACGATTGATGAGGCTCATCTAATTGCGACTCAAATGAACGACCATGAAGCAGGAAAAGTTGACAATATATTctcaaatcaaattaaacataatgCTGATAATATGGATTGTATATTTAGCACCCCTGTCCGAGATGACGGTATGAATCCAAAGTCCAATCTTAGCGTCGTTCATGAAACCCAAACAAATGCATCATCCAGTTTATACCTAGAGAACGATGTTGAGGAAAAAATTTATCCAGCCGATACAAGCAAAGAACATGGTCAAGAGTCAAACAATCTGTCAAAAATGGAACCATGCCTTGATGCTTCACCTGATGTTAATGTCAACTTTGAACCAACAGACAGCACACCAGAAAtgctatcaaataaaataaatgacacTGATACCCAATATGATGTACAAACAGTCGAGGTGCGAAACGACAAACCGCAATCGGAGAACGGTTCAAAAGATGGACCCATGAGCAACATCTCTTTTGCATTGTCAGAACAACGTCATAATGCAGACGGACATTCTGGCGGTCCTAAAGCACCGCAGAATTCGGATGCAAAGTTGACCGAAAAAGAGACTAGTCTTAATGTTCAACGTATTGGGGAGCCAGTGGAAACAAGAAATCACTTCGGAAACAAAACCAAAATAGTTTCGATTAACTATGAATGTAATTTTGGTACTGACAGTTCACAAAGTCAAGTGGCAAACAGCCCAACATATACTGACCCAAATCTAGATGCACCAACAGATGAAAATGACAATATTGAATTACCTGAGAGCACACAAACTACTCTATCCAATTTTATAGATGGCTTATGTCAGCAAATGGTAGGTCTATCACTAAAAGTGAAAGAAAACGAAGCACATCAACACAAGGAAAATGGCAATGCATCAAAGGTAGATGTAGTTGAGGATGAGACATGCGATACAAAAGATGGAACCTGGGAAGGGTTGTCAAATGAAGAGTCAGGTCAGAATCATAATGCAGAAGGACATACTGGTTGGCCTCCTGAACCGCTTACCTCTGCTGAAAAGTTTACAGAAACAGAGGGCAGTTTTGATGTTAAGCGTATTGAGGAGTCAGAATACACAGGTAACAACGCCATGACCGCAAATACAATTGATCCGACTGAATGTTATGCTGTTACCGACATTGCGCGGACTCAAGCGTTAGACAGCCCTACAGGTACTAACCCAGACCAAGATTCACAAACAGGTGAACATTTCATTTTTAAGTTACAAGATATATCAGTTGAAGGTACGTGTGAAAAAGGGTCTAGTCAACATCAAGCCGTCGAGGACGATGTAGTTTATGGTCAGATAAACGATTCATATTTATCAAACACAAAGGACGGATCATTGGCAGGTGCGTCTGATGTAAAGTTTGATCTTCAGCAATGTGCAGAGCGAGATATAGACGGTGATCAGAAAGAAGGTGAATACATATCAGATATGAAAGATGGCCCACTGGAAGATATGTCTGATACAGTACCTGTATCTTGGCCACATCATTGTTCAATGGAGAATACACATGACTCTCAAACTCCATTGCTTTCAGATCCACAATCGACTCATACAGGGGTCAGTTTTAATGATAATCGTATTGAAAAGATCCAGCAAAATAAAAACGACGTCAATGGCAATCGTACTACAGCTGCAACGGGGAATTCACATGATTTGCCAACTGAAGAACTGAAGAAAGTAGAGAGGCCCATCTTTGATAAAGACAAATTTAAAGAATACACATCCCGTGGACCGTACGTGGACTACTTCGTCTGGCCGATTATATACCTACACCGAGACGGACCGATGCTTGGAAAAGGAATTGCTCAAGGTTCTAAAGATAAAATGGCCGATGGCAGTAAGACACTACTTGTGTCCTGGAAGACGATGCCCTAA